From the genome of Syntrophorhabdaceae bacterium:
TACCCTCTATCCTTGTTTTTGCATTAGCGACAAAAAGACGTTTTTCAAAGCTTCTCCATGAGGTTCCGTCAAAGTAGTCAAGTGCAATGCCCCTCCAGTAGAGGATGTTTTCGTCAACCTTTTCCATATTGGCCCTGAATATGATACTCGCATCTTCCTGAATATTCGAAACCTCACCGAGCCTTACTCTATCGGTGAATCCTGTTTTCGCCCTGTCGGGCCTGTTGAGAAAATCGAGGAGCGGATACTGGGTGCGGGGCAAGATAACAAACATCACCACGGAAAGCGGAATGGCCAGAAGTGGTATCCAGAGACATTTTACTATCAATTTCACCATTGATCTTTTCGAAAATTCCAGCGTGTTGTCCTGCGCGTAGTAGGTGAGCAGTACGAATGCGACGGAAAGAAGAAAGATAAGGATAAGAAAATAGATAACAAAGTCGATGCCCAGTGTCATAAGCCCCAGGCCTGACAGGAGAAATAATGCGATGGCGTATATCTGCATGTAGTCCCGGACCTGTTTTTTTTCGAGGAACTTTATCCCGAGCAGCACGAGGAGGGCTTCGAGCGTCTGTGTTATGAGCTCGCTGGAATCAAATTTATAGAGAAAGAAAAGGATAACAAGGACAGAGAATACGGTCAGTATCCAGCGCGGTATATAAAAGCTCTTCCTGTATTCAAAGTATATAGAGATAAGGAGCGTGAAAAGAAAGAAGATAGAATACCCGCCGTAGATATGCTCGTAGATACCGACGAATCCTATGATGCCTATAAGATAGGAGATGATGTTCACGGCATATTCTATTTTGATCTGCTGGATGTTTTTTAATATCATACCGCCACACCGCCGGAATTCGTATGAACGGGATCGTTCTTTGTGTCATTGTCGTATAGTGCAAGTTCTTTCAGCATGCTTATTTTATGAGCGTAGGAGGTACCAGGTTCATAAAATCTGTTGTTTATCTTTAAACCGATGGGTATATTCTTTTTCAGCAAGTGGACGATCGAATAGGCGATGCATGATATCTTTTCTTCTATATCCCTGATGGTGACCTTTTCAAAATCGATAACGATCGGCCGGTATGTGAGGGTTGAGAGTTCTTTTGTCTTCAGTTTTCCTGTTTTTGCTGTTGCCTTCCAGTGAATGTATTTGAGCGGGTCTCCATGGACATACTCCCTTATGGAGACAATATCGGATTCAAAGCCGATCTTGTCTGAAGCCTTTTCTCCTTTTACCTTTTTATCTTTTGCGTAGAGCGCATAGAGTTCGCAGTGTCTCAGTTCGGGGAACACAACGACATCGATATTACCCTCCAGTTGACGGAAGCGGGTAAAAAAATTGAAAGGGAATACAGAGTTGATCGTGGATCTTTTCAGGTGATAGAGACCCCGCTTCGGGAGAGAAATACTGACATACTTAGTTGCTTCCCCTCTTGTATCGGTGAAAGGAAAAAGGGTTTCAAAAAAATCTGTCTTGAGGCGTATGAGAAAGGCCGGCAGAAACCTTCTCAGGTTTCTGATCGTCACCTTTACGGGGAATTTATTGTGCGCGTATATCTCCTGCGGGAAATCGATATGTAATGCAATCTTCGACAGATTGTTCTTACCGAATATGCCGGAGATGCTCATGAAGCTCAGAAGCGCCGATACGATCATGTAGATGAGGTTATTGCCGGTATTCGCGGCGGCAATGCCGAGGAATATTGTGAGGAGGATATAAAGAAATCCTGCCTTGGATATCTTTATTACAGGGGCGCCGGTATTTCGTCTACTAAAGATTTTATAATCTCCCGTTTGTTCAGGTTCTCATACTCTTCCTTGAATATGACCCTGTGTGGAATGGTGTATTCGGCTAATTCCTTGATATCCTCGGGGATCACGAAATCTCTTCCACGGAAATAGGCATTCGTTTTGGCGGTGTTCGTAATCGTCAGAGCCCCTCTTGTTGAAAGGCCGGCTGAAAGGTACCCGTTACCCCTTGTTGCCTGTATGATCGAAAGGGTATAATCGAGGATCTTGTCAGATATGTAGATCTTTTTGATGATCTCTTCCTGTATGTGCATGACCTCTTCGTGGTTCATTACAGGCTCGATAAGGTAGATCTCTTCCCGTTTGCTGCCGATCTTAAGGATCTCCTTTTCCGCATCCCTCGATGGGTAGCCGATACTGATCTTCATCATGAACCTGTCAAGCTGTGATTCAGGAAGCGGGAATGTACCGAACTGTTCGGCAGGGTTCTGTGTCGCGATGACGCAGAAAAGCTTCGGGAGCTTGTATGTTTTCCCTTCTATGGTAACCTGTTTTTCTTCCATAGCTTCGAGCAGCGCGCTCTGTGTTTTCGGTGTTGCCCTGTTGATCTCGTCGCAGAGGACGATGTTATTGAAAATAGGGCCGGGATGAAATTCAAATTCTCCGGCGCTTTTGTTGTAAATGGAAAGGCCGGTAATGTCAGTGGGCAGGAGATCGCTCGTGCACTGGATCCTGCCGAAGCTTAACCCAAGCGACTTGGCTATGCCGATTGCAAGGGTTGTTTTCCCGAGGCCGGGCAGGTCTTCAATAAGGAGGTGCCCCCTGGAAAAAAAGGATATGAGAGAAAGGCCGAGGGCCTTTTCTTTACCCTGCAGGTAGTCTGACAGTGATTGTGTTATATATTCTATCTTGTTGATCTCTTTTTCCATATCATTCCTTATATGCTGTTTCATCTTAT
Proteins encoded in this window:
- a CDS encoding MoxR family ATPase — translated: MKQHIRNDMEKEINKIEYITQSLSDYLQGKEKALGLSLISFFSRGHLLIEDLPGLGKTTLAIGIAKSLGLSFGRIQCTSDLLPTDITGLSIYNKSAGEFEFHPGPIFNNIVLCDEINRATPKTQSALLEAMEEKQVTIEGKTYKLPKLFCVIATQNPAEQFGTFPLPESQLDRFMMKISIGYPSRDAEKEILKIGSKREEIYLIEPVMNHEEVMHIQEEIIKKIYISDKILDYTLSIIQATRGNGYLSAGLSTRGALTITNTAKTNAYFRGRDFVIPEDIKELAEYTIPHRVIFKEEYENLNKREIIKSLVDEIPAPL
- a CDS encoding DUF3488 domain-containing protein produces the protein MILKNIQQIKIEYAVNIISYLIGIIGFVGIYEHIYGGYSIFFLFTLLISIYFEYRKSFYIPRWILTVFSVLVILFFLYKFDSSELITQTLEALLVLLGIKFLEKKQVRDYMQIYAIALFLLSGLGLMTLGIDFVIYFLILIFLLSVAFVLLTYYAQDNTLEFSKRSMVKLIVKCLWIPLLAIPLSVVMFVILPRTQYPLLDFLNRPDRAKTGFTDRVRLGEVSNIQEDASIIFRANMEKVDENILYWRGIALDYFDGTSWRSFEKRLFVANAKTRIEG
- a CDS encoding DUF58 domain-containing protein, which produces MIVSALLSFMSISGIFGKNNLSKIALHIDFPQEIYAHNKFPVKVTIRNLRRFLPAFLIRLKTDFFETLFPFTDTRGEATKYVSISLPKRGLYHLKRSTINSVFPFNFFTRFRQLEGNIDVVVFPELRHCELYALYAKDKKVKGEKASDKIGFESDIVSIREYVHGDPLKYIHWKATAKTGKLKTKELSTLTYRPIVIDFEKVTIRDIEEKISCIAYSIVHLLKKNIPIGLKINNRFYEPGTSYAHKISMLKELALYDNDTKNDPVHTNSGGVAV